From a region of the Rhipicephalus microplus isolate Deutch F79 chromosome X, USDA_Rmic, whole genome shotgun sequence genome:
- the LOC142776169 gene encoding uncharacterized protein LOC142776169: MRLLICVWIVQTSLALTSPLDLCTPDLPYQRFHVRILFLCIRGAASDLLVQQLDHLRTDVLQCRDDFCLVMNLCLKGQLEPELAKYLDANLMREIHCLAQFCTTPSGNELIEPDLGINTTDIAHCRNGILP; encoded by the exons ATGAggcttttgatctgtgtttggaTTGTACAAACAAGTCTTGCCCTGACGTCACCTCTAGACTTGTGCA CTCCTGATCTGCCGTACCAGAGATTCCATGTGAGAATCCTGTTTCTGTGCATACGAGGAGCTGCATCCGATTTG CTGGTGCAACAGCTTGATCACCTCAGAACAGACGTGCTTCAGTGCCGCGACGACTTCTGCCTTGTGATGAATTTGTGCCTAAAGGGTCAGCTG GAGCCAGAGCTGGCAAAATACCTG GATGCCAACCTGATGCGAGAAATTCATTGCCTGGCACAGTTTTGCACCACGCCATCGGGAAACGAGCTGATTGAGCCCGATCTTGGGATAAATACCACGGACATTGCGCATTGCAGGAACGGGATTTTGCCTTGA